In Candidatus Vicinibacter proximus, the following are encoded in one genomic region:
- a CDS encoding cob(I)yrinic acid a,c-diamide adenosyltransferase, with product MKIYTKTGDKGQTSLFGGSRISKDDSRVEAYGTIDELNSNIGRLICFVKEVKILDFLQKVQSDLFVLGALVAADPSKANLKLPQLKTDVIQEIELEIDRMDSYLEPLKYFVLPGGSLAIAEGHVCRTVCRRAERRLVTLSQLVAIQPDLIIYLNRLSDYFFTLSRYLAYLEGILEKPWVPEK from the coding sequence ATGAAGATATATACAAAAACAGGTGATAAGGGACAGACTTCATTATTTGGTGGTAGTCGAATCTCCAAAGATGACTCACGTGTAGAAGCTTATGGTACAATTGATGAGCTTAACTCAAATATCGGTCGTTTAATTTGTTTCGTTAAAGAGGTTAAAATTTTAGACTTTTTGCAAAAGGTTCAAAGTGACCTTTTCGTTTTAGGAGCTTTAGTTGCTGCAGACCCTAGTAAAGCCAATTTAAAACTTCCACAACTTAAAACGGATGTAATACAGGAAATCGAATTAGAAATTGATAGAATGGACTCTTATCTTGAACCGCTTAAATATTTTGTTTTGCCTGGTGGTTCTCTGGCTATTGCTGAGGGGCACGTATGTCGTACAGTCTGTAGAAGGGCTGAACGCAGATTGGTAACTCTGAGTCAATTAGTTGCAATTCAACCTGATTTGATTATTTATTTGAATCGATTATCAGATTATTTTTTTACTTTATCAAGGTATCTAGCATATTTAGAAGGAATACTAGAAAAACCGTGGGTCCCTGAAAAATAA
- a CDS encoding ABC transporter ATP-binding protein, with protein MIELKNIAKRYIMGSEIIDALKGINLRVNKNEYLALMGPSGSGKSTLMNLIGCLDSPTSGEYILHGVDVSKMSDGELAEVRNKEIGFVFQTFNLLPRMSALDNVALPLIYAGLGKDERHARAKQVLKDVGLTDRMSHKPNELSGGQRQRVAIARALVNNPAIILADEPTGNLDSKTSVEIMNILEEIHLNGNTIILVTHEPDIAQFAKRVVRLRDGMIESDTLR; from the coding sequence ATCATTGAGTTGAAGAATATTGCCAAAAGGTATATTATGGGGTCTGAGATTATAGATGCACTCAAGGGCATTAACCTTAGGGTAAATAAAAATGAGTATCTGGCTCTTATGGGCCCTTCAGGCAGTGGAAAATCTACGCTTATGAACCTCATTGGGTGTCTGGATAGTCCTACTTCCGGGGAATATATTCTGCATGGGGTGGATGTAAGTAAAATGAGTGATGGAGAATTGGCAGAAGTGCGTAATAAGGAAATTGGATTTGTATTTCAAACCTTTAATCTATTACCCAGAATGAGTGCATTGGACAATGTTGCGCTACCTCTCATTTATGCAGGTTTGGGAAAGGATGAAAGGCACGCCAGAGCTAAACAGGTCCTTAAAGATGTTGGTCTTACAGACAGGATGTCACATAAACCTAATGAACTTTCAGGTGGACAGCGACAAAGGGTGGCCATTGCAAGGGCTTTAGTTAATAATCCTGCTATAATTTTAGCCGATGAGCCGACAGGTAACTTGGATTCCAAGACCTCCGTGGAAATCATGAATATTCTTGAAGAAATTCATTTGAATGGGAATACCATAATTCTTGTTACCCATGAACCGGATATTGCCCAATTTGCTAAAAGGGTAGTGAGACTAAGAGATGGAATGATTGAAAGCGACACATTGAGATAA
- a CDS encoding deoxynucleoside kinase, whose amino-acid sequence MTENKTPIIKHIGIAGNIGAGKTSLSEALGKQFDWEVHYEDANTNPYLNDFYYDMERWSFNLQIYFLNSRFQQLIQIHSGNRSVIQDRTIYEDAYIFAPNLHEMGLMNARDYENYFTLFKIMMSTIKPPDLMIYIKASIPTLVNHIQSRGREYEGNMSLDYLKKLNYRYDQWIEQYTQSPLLVVDADKLDFINRKEDMGAIFEMVGSQTGGLFVP is encoded by the coding sequence ATGACAGAAAACAAAACTCCGATTATTAAGCATATTGGTATTGCCGGCAACATAGGAGCAGGTAAAACCAGTCTCAGTGAAGCTCTTGGTAAGCAATTTGACTGGGAAGTTCATTATGAAGATGCAAACACCAATCCCTATTTAAATGATTTCTATTATGACATGGAGCGTTGGTCTTTTAATCTTCAGATTTATTTTTTAAATTCTCGCTTTCAACAACTTATACAAATTCATTCAGGAAACAGATCAGTAATACAGGATCGGACTATTTATGAGGATGCTTACATATTTGCCCCTAATCTACATGAAATGGGACTGATGAATGCACGTGATTATGAAAATTATTTCACTCTTTTCAAAATCATGATGAGCACGATTAAGCCACCGGATCTAATGATCTATATTAAGGCTTCGATTCCGACCTTAGTTAACCACATTCAATCTCGTGGACGTGAGTATGAAGGCAATATGAGTCTGGATTATTTAAAGAAACTTAATTACAGATATGACCAGTGGATTGAACAATACACCCAAAGTCCTTTATTGGTTGTAGATGCCGATAAACTCGACTTCATTAACCGAAAGGAAGACATGGGTGCAATCTTTGAAATGGTCGGGAGTCAAACAGGTGGATTATTTGTTCCCTAA
- the mqnB gene encoding futalosine hydrolase has protein sequence MNILLLSATVFEILPTIQFLEKSNEIESLSQFSYRSNLIFPLVGGVGSPMMSFALGRAELKNIQLIIHAGLSGSLNKEIELCSLVEVVSEYWADLGAEEKDGSFLDLFQLGLLESKQFPFEDGCIKIKDSPIRLNIPKVKGLTLNTVSGMKENIAKLKMRVNADVESMEGAAVFYGCKMRDIPFISIRSISNYVEPRDKSKWKIPESIDLLNDKILEIIKTV, from the coding sequence TTGAATATTCTCTTATTATCCGCAACAGTTTTTGAGATACTCCCAACAATTCAATTTTTGGAGAAGAGTAATGAAATTGAATCTTTATCTCAATTTTCATATCGATCAAATTTAATTTTTCCGCTTGTGGGTGGGGTTGGAAGTCCAATGATGTCTTTTGCTTTAGGTCGGGCTGAACTAAAAAATATTCAATTGATAATTCATGCAGGGCTATCCGGTTCCTTGAATAAAGAAATTGAATTATGTTCTCTAGTGGAAGTAGTTTCTGAATATTGGGCTGATCTGGGCGCTGAAGAAAAGGATGGGAGCTTTTTAGATTTATTTCAATTAGGCTTATTGGAATCCAAACAATTTCCTTTTGAGGACGGATGTATCAAAATTAAAGACTCCCCTATCCGTCTGAACATTCCAAAAGTAAAGGGATTAACTTTAAATACGGTCAGCGGTATGAAGGAAAATATTGCCAAATTAAAAATGAGGGTCAATGCTGATGTGGAAAGCATGGAAGGTGCCGCAGTATTTTATGGATGCAAAATGAGAGACATCCCATTTATCTCAATAAGGAGTATATCGAATTATGTAGAACCCAGAGATAAATCAAAATGGAAAATCCCAGAATCTATTGATCTATTAAATGATAAAATCTTAGAAATTATTAAAACTGTGTAA
- a CDS encoding DUF721 domain-containing protein, with product MKRMNDQKLADALGDFANQEKFRNKLIQKRIENVWFEVFGSLSNGYTEKLIYRNNILSIYVNSSSLRADLSMNKKQILDKLNEQLKENLIEELNFR from the coding sequence ATGAAACGGATGAATGATCAAAAATTGGCAGATGCATTAGGTGATTTTGCCAATCAGGAAAAGTTTAGAAACAAATTAATCCAAAAGCGTATTGAAAATGTATGGTTTGAAGTCTTTGGTAGCTTGTCCAATGGATATACAGAAAAACTTATTTATAGAAATAATATCTTAAGTATTTATGTGAATTCATCTAGTTTGAGAGCAGATTTATCCATGAATAAGAAACAAATTCTCGACAAATTAAATGAACAGTTGAAAGAGAACTTGATTGAAGAGCTTAATTTTCGTTAG
- the recF gene encoding DNA replication and repair protein RecF (All proteins in this family for which functions are known are DNA-binding proteins that assist the filamentation of RecA onto DNA for the initiation of recombination or recombinational repair.), which translates to MILTQLNLTHFKNFEKLNYSWQSGINFIIGPNGVGKTNILDAIYTSCITKSFFQTNDHQLILHGKDFFRLETNWQDNDEIHEVVVKMATDKIKEIKWDQKKYLKASDHVGKIPVVMVVPDDIFTFIHESEDRRKFINQTLIQVDHQYLVHLLQYNRLLKQRNAVLKQAKKTQHIDYNLLDSYHFGMNLSAKYIYTKRRDFIEQLNPLLNEFSLKISKGLQNSSIKYTSDAAEDLLEKWQNEYQKDMLMGRTNSGIHRDQLIPYFNEKRLKEFGSQGQIKTLLLALRLAQYRFLYKYSGVKPVMLLDDLFAKLDATRIASLLDVLIEEKIDQCFITDNHSDRAKKLAAKINSKSNIVYLIDGKLAPYETDE; encoded by the coding sequence ATGATATTAACTCAACTCAATTTAACTCATTTCAAAAACTTTGAAAAACTAAATTACTCATGGCAAAGTGGGATTAATTTTATCATTGGGCCAAATGGAGTAGGAAAAACCAATATTTTGGATGCCATATACACTTCTTGCATTACCAAGAGTTTCTTCCAAACCAATGATCATCAGTTAATTCTTCATGGTAAAGATTTCTTTCGTTTGGAAACTAATTGGCAGGATAACGATGAAATCCATGAAGTGGTTGTTAAAATGGCCACTGATAAAATTAAAGAAATAAAATGGGATCAAAAAAAATATCTTAAAGCTTCCGATCATGTTGGAAAGATACCCGTAGTAATGGTTGTCCCGGATGACATATTTACTTTTATTCATGAATCCGAAGATCGTAGAAAATTTATTAATCAGACTTTGATACAAGTGGACCACCAATACCTGGTGCATTTACTTCAGTACAATCGTCTTTTGAAACAAAGAAATGCTGTTTTAAAGCAAGCCAAAAAAACGCAACATATTGATTATAATCTTTTGGATAGCTATCATTTCGGAATGAATTTGTCGGCAAAATATATTTATACAAAACGGCGGGATTTCATTGAACAACTGAACCCTCTATTGAATGAATTCTCTTTAAAAATAAGTAAGGGATTACAAAACTCTTCCATTAAGTATACTTCCGATGCAGCAGAAGATTTGCTTGAAAAATGGCAAAATGAATACCAGAAAGATATGTTGATGGGACGCACCAATTCAGGAATTCATCGCGATCAGCTAATTCCTTATTTTAATGAAAAAAGATTAAAGGAATTTGGGTCTCAGGGACAGATAAAAACATTGTTGCTCGCACTCAGACTGGCTCAATATCGCTTTCTTTATAAATATTCTGGTGTTAAACCTGTGATGTTGCTGGATGATCTTTTTGCGAAGTTAGATGCCACTAGAATTGCATCACTTCTTGATGTTTTAATTGAAGAAAAAATAGATCAGTGCTTTATTACAGATAACCATTCTGATCGGGCAAAAAAATTAGCTGCGAAAATTAATTCAAAATCAAACATTGTATATCTAATCGATGGTAAATTAGCGCCCTATGAAACGGATGAATGA
- the pdhA gene encoding pyruvate dehydrogenase (acetyl-transferring) E1 component subunit alpha produces MADTLTKNTKTPKPVGAKKTTYDKKTWLLWYETMVRVRKFEERTLMMYSQQKIRGFCHVYIGQEAIAAGLVTGIKKEDALVTGYRQHGLALSRGLSSSSCMAELFGKAGGCVKGKGGSMHFFSREHRFFGGNGIVGAQIPIGTGIAFAEKYRDSGLLCVTMFGDGAARQGALYEAFNMAMTWKLPVIYIVENNGYAMGTSVERTSNVNELYKIGSAFDMPSEQVNGMDPVLVHEALIKAANHCRNGNGPYFLEIKTYRYRGHSVSDPGNYRSKEEVEHYKTLDPIILTERRILEEKIASQVELDKIQESIQLEIDEAIKFADESPFPAPEALYDDNYVQTDYPFLRD; encoded by the coding sequence ATGGCCGATACATTGACGAAAAACACCAAAACTCCAAAACCAGTAGGAGCTAAGAAAACTACTTACGATAAGAAAACCTGGCTCTTATGGTATGAGACAATGGTGCGGGTTAGAAAGTTTGAAGAACGTACATTAATGATGTACTCCCAACAAAAGATCAGAGGTTTTTGTCATGTTTACATAGGCCAGGAAGCGATTGCAGCCGGACTGGTAACTGGTATAAAAAAGGAGGATGCTTTAGTAACGGGCTATCGTCAGCATGGTCTGGCTTTAAGCCGGGGGTTATCCAGTAGTTCTTGTATGGCAGAATTGTTTGGTAAAGCTGGAGGATGTGTAAAAGGCAAGGGCGGGTCAATGCATTTTTTTTCACGGGAACATCGATTTTTTGGAGGAAATGGCATTGTTGGCGCACAAATTCCAATTGGAACGGGGATTGCTTTTGCTGAAAAATATAGGGATTCTGGTTTGTTATGTGTCACCATGTTTGGTGATGGCGCAGCCAGACAAGGTGCTCTATATGAAGCTTTTAACATGGCCATGACCTGGAAATTACCTGTAATATACATAGTAGAAAATAATGGCTATGCAATGGGGACGAGTGTCGAAAGGACCAGTAACGTAAACGAATTGTATAAAATTGGTTCCGCTTTTGACATGCCTTCAGAACAGGTAAATGGGATGGATCCGGTTTTAGTTCACGAAGCATTAATTAAAGCTGCAAACCATTGCAGAAATGGAAATGGCCCATATTTTCTTGAAATTAAAACCTACAGATACAGGGGGCATTCAGTTTCAGACCCGGGAAATTATCGATCCAAAGAAGAGGTTGAGCATTACAAAACACTTGATCCTATAATCCTTACTGAACGCAGGATACTTGAGGAGAAGATAGCTTCACAAGTTGAGCTTGACAAAATACAAGAAAGCATTCAATTAGAAATTGATGAGGCTATAAAGTTCGCAGATGAATCTCCTTTTCCTGCCCCAGAAGCCCTCTATGACGACAATTATGTACAAACGGACTACCCATTTCTTAGAGATTGA
- a CDS encoding tetratricopeptide repeat protein yields the protein MAKGYRSQTQPKHIVSSNSSKADETILDISEVKHQAEHFLEKYKNLLIAGIGGLALVIGGYLAYKYLYIEPQNKDALEQMYQAEMLFEKDSFDLALNNPGGGFSGFKEIAENFGGTPAGNLAKYYAGMCYLNLGNFQEAKAYFEDFDGDGEVMSILKWGSLGDANANLNDFSAAISNYEKAATIRKNEFLTPVYLKKLGILKEQQGDKEGALKAFNEIKEKYAGSPDGSNIERYIIKLQ from the coding sequence ATGGCAAAAGGATACAGATCACAGACACAACCTAAACATATTGTTTCTTCGAACAGCTCAAAAGCGGATGAGACAATTTTGGATATTTCTGAAGTAAAGCATCAAGCAGAGCACTTTCTTGAAAAATATAAGAATTTACTTATTGCCGGAATTGGTGGTCTGGCTTTGGTAATTGGTGGATATCTTGCTTATAAATATCTTTATATTGAACCTCAGAATAAAGATGCTTTGGAGCAAATGTATCAAGCTGAAATGTTATTTGAAAAAGATTCGTTTGACCTTGCTCTGAATAATCCTGGCGGTGGATTTTCAGGTTTTAAAGAAATTGCTGAAAATTTTGGCGGTACTCCGGCAGGGAATCTTGCTAAATATTATGCTGGAATGTGTTATTTGAATTTGGGGAATTTTCAGGAGGCTAAGGCATATTTTGAAGATTTTGATGGCGACGGCGAGGTCATGTCAATTTTAAAGTGGGGCTCATTAGGTGATGCCAATGCAAATTTGAACGACTTCTCCGCTGCAATATCCAATTATGAAAAAGCAGCCACTATACGTAAAAATGAATTTTTAACACCCGTATATCTAAAAAAATTAGGGATATTAAAGGAGCAGCAAGGCGATAAAGAAGGTGCATTAAAGGCTTTTAACGAAATTAAAGAAAAATATGCCGGATCGCCTGATGGCAGCAATATTGAAAGATATATCATCAAACTCCAATAA
- a CDS encoding 6,7-dimethyl-8-ribityllumazine synthase, with the protein MAGKSPTSKNLREANIPGIVILAAEWHEEIIQSLLVGCLNTLKENGINLKTVVVRRVPGSFELPLASSWYLQKDSTKAVICLGCVIKGETQHDEIINHSIAKAFQDLNLKFGKPLLNGVITTNNKKQAKSRAGGKHGNKGSDCASAALKMLLLKEEVDNLK; encoded by the coding sequence ATGGCAGGTAAGTCTCCTACTTCAAAAAACCTTAGGGAGGCGAATATTCCCGGAATTGTAATCCTGGCAGCGGAATGGCACGAAGAGATTATTCAATCTCTATTGGTGGGTTGCCTAAACACCCTCAAGGAAAATGGAATAAATCTAAAAACTGTTGTGGTACGAAGAGTACCAGGAAGTTTTGAGCTTCCCCTTGCCTCATCCTGGTATTTACAAAAGGATTCCACGAAGGCTGTTATTTGTCTAGGTTGTGTTATAAAAGGAGAAACTCAGCACGATGAAATAATTAATCATTCCATCGCAAAAGCGTTTCAGGATTTAAACCTTAAGTTTGGAAAACCGCTATTAAATGGAGTGATTACCACAAATAATAAGAAACAAGCCAAATCCAGGGCAGGTGGAAAACATGGTAATAAAGGAAGTGATTGTGCCTCGGCAGCATTAAAAATGTTGCTCCTTAAAGAAGAAGTAGATAATTTAAAATGA
- a CDS encoding MBL fold metallo-hydrolase produces MIRRIRPIDSGMFKLDGGAMFGVVPKTMWQKLNPPDENNMCSWALRCLLIQTESRNILVETGMGNKQDAKFRAHFYPHGDGDLLTSLHNEGLQPDQITDVILTHLHFDHCGGAVSRSNSGTLYPTFPNAKYWSHSTHYTWALTPNEREKASFLKENFVPLKEAGQLYFFDQEDHKDMWPGEILIHLCNGHTEAMMALEFQYDGKNYLYPADLIPSSYHIPLPYIMAYDIRPLEALNEKLRLLELAVNQESVIILEHDPSHMACTVQKNEFGKIQVKQYINLNT; encoded by the coding sequence ATGATAAGAAGGATTCGTCCAATAGATTCGGGCATGTTCAAGTTGGATGGTGGAGCTATGTTTGGAGTGGTTCCCAAAACCATGTGGCAAAAACTCAATCCACCCGATGAGAACAACATGTGTTCCTGGGCTTTAAGATGCCTTTTAATACAAACTGAAAGTCGAAATATTCTTGTAGAAACGGGAATGGGCAATAAACAGGATGCTAAATTTAGGGCACATTTTTATCCACATGGTGATGGTGATCTACTCACCTCATTACATAATGAAGGCTTACAACCTGACCAGATCACAGATGTGATTTTGACCCATTTGCATTTTGATCATTGTGGCGGGGCTGTTTCTAGAAGCAATAGTGGTACGCTGTATCCTACTTTCCCCAATGCTAAGTATTGGTCACATTCCACACACTACACTTGGGCACTAACACCTAATGAAAGAGAAAAAGCATCTTTTCTAAAAGAAAATTTTGTACCACTTAAAGAGGCAGGTCAATTGTACTTCTTTGACCAAGAAGATCATAAAGATATGTGGCCAGGCGAAATTTTAATCCATTTATGCAATGGACATACGGAAGCCATGATGGCGCTCGAATTTCAATATGATGGTAAGAATTACCTATATCCTGCCGATTTGATACCTTCCAGCTACCATATTCCTCTTCCGTACATCATGGCATATGACATTAGACCATTAGAGGCGCTAAATGAAAAACTTAGATTGCTTGAATTAGCTGTAAATCAAGAAAGTGTAATAATTTTGGAGCATGACCCCTCGCATATGGCTTGTACTGTGCAAAAGAATGAATTTGGTAAAATTCAAGTTAAACAATACATCAATCTCAACACTTAA
- a CDS encoding class I SAM-dependent methyltransferase has protein sequence MDLHHLLSMLSYREKLYQNYNTNQVNQSAPQSYEQKFKDETEWFSKEILPLIKDKKEIRILDIGCGSGSLLHACKLAGHTKLLGIDISSEQVTLAHKLGIKEVIHAETVEFLNSNPDQYDVIFCMDIIEHFTKDELVILLELVKNKLKDQGRLIIRTPNMDTPFNSLYAFGDFTHENHLNARSATQLMLSLGFKQIQTLSSRMATKGIIKEIFRSLIWMIFKFIIKLIIFSTGRSSRNVILSPNLIIVAHK, from the coding sequence TTGGATCTTCATCATTTGCTTAGCATGTTATCGTATCGAGAAAAGTTATATCAAAATTACAATACAAATCAAGTCAACCAATCTGCCCCACAATCTTATGAGCAAAAATTCAAAGATGAAACAGAATGGTTTTCAAAGGAAATCCTTCCTTTAATAAAAGACAAAAAAGAAATTCGTATTTTAGACATCGGTTGCGGCAGTGGCTCTCTCTTGCATGCCTGCAAATTAGCCGGGCACACTAAACTTCTTGGTATAGATATATCTTCCGAACAAGTAACTCTAGCACATAAATTAGGAATCAAAGAAGTGATTCATGCTGAGACTGTTGAATTTTTGAATAGTAATCCTGATCAGTATGATGTGATTTTCTGTATGGACATCATAGAACATTTTACAAAAGATGAATTGGTCATTTTACTGGAACTTGTAAAGAATAAATTAAAGGATCAAGGACGGTTGATCATAAGAACACCCAACATGGATACTCCTTTTAACAGCTTATATGCATTCGGGGATTTCACCCATGAAAACCATCTCAATGCCAGATCTGCGACACAATTAATGCTAAGTTTGGGATTTAAACAAATTCAAACTCTTTCTTCAAGAATGGCCACCAAAGGAATAATTAAAGAAATCTTTAGAAGTTTGATTTGGATGATTTTCAAATTCATTATCAAACTCATCATATTCAGTACCGGCAGATCATCCAGAAATGTAATTCTGTCACCAAACCTGATCATTGTTGCTCATAAATAA
- a CDS encoding O-antigen ligase family protein produces MAANQEADRTINKVAEIIFDQRILYVCIGFSALAVGLFFWDFYYLFLLPPIFFGTIIFLLRPDLIWYAIALLTPLSINPNDVELGSLSLSMPAEPMLFLLVILLIYYLVSKKEIDTSIFTHPFSLLIYIYLFWMIITSMTSVDKLVSVKFFIAKCWFILPTYFFSFFFIKDENRIKIFLNLFIIGMSIVALYNIVHLSTHNFEDKPSQWTMQPFFKDHAILGAVLAIAIPVSFALIKLNGKNILTRNFFVFLTLILIVCLIFTYSRAAWVSIIPALLLYFVFKLRVKFRYLLALFLVVIFYLTYNIDTIIRDLEQNKVSSSDDLIENFESITNISSDPSNLERINRWSCALAMWQAKPFLGWGPGTYMFEYAPFQLAHNYTIISTNFGDVGNAHSEYLGPLAESGVLGFLIFLLIFIMTFYYAFRVYYKAILKNDKIYISTAACALMTYFVHGIMNNYLDTDKASVIFWFLISVIIYFDIKYRKLKPKVIYEQQ; encoded by the coding sequence ATGGCCGCAAATCAGGAAGCAGATAGAACTATAAATAAAGTTGCTGAGATCATTTTTGATCAAAGGATACTTTATGTCTGTATCGGATTTTCTGCATTGGCAGTAGGTCTCTTTTTTTGGGATTTTTATTATTTGTTTTTACTGCCTCCAATATTCTTTGGAACGATTATATTTTTATTAAGGCCGGATCTGATTTGGTATGCTATTGCATTGTTAACGCCTCTCTCAATTAATCCAAATGATGTGGAATTAGGGAGTTTAAGTTTGTCAATGCCCGCGGAACCCATGTTGTTTCTGTTAGTAATTTTATTGATCTATTATTTGGTATCTAAGAAGGAAATTGATACATCTATTTTTACTCACCCTTTCAGTTTGTTGATTTACATTTACCTCTTCTGGATGATAATTACCTCAATGACCAGTGTAGATAAATTGGTTTCTGTTAAATTTTTTATAGCCAAATGCTGGTTTATTTTGCCAACCTATTTTTTTTCTTTTTTCTTTATCAAAGATGAAAATAGGATAAAAATATTTTTAAATCTTTTTATCATCGGAATGTCTATTGTTGCACTGTACAACATTGTTCATTTATCCACACATAATTTTGAAGATAAGCCGTCACAATGGACAATGCAGCCTTTTTTTAAAGACCATGCTATATTAGGTGCAGTTCTGGCTATTGCAATTCCTGTTTCTTTTGCCCTCATTAAATTGAATGGTAAAAATATATTGACAAGAAATTTCTTTGTTTTTTTAACATTGATTTTAATAGTCTGTTTGATTTTTACCTATTCCAGGGCAGCATGGGTAAGTATCATACCTGCTTTGCTTCTTTATTTTGTTTTCAAGCTCAGGGTAAAATTTAGATACCTTTTGGCTTTATTTCTTGTGGTGATTTTCTATTTAACTTATAATATAGATACAATAATACGCGATCTGGAACAGAACAAAGTTTCCAGTTCTGATGACCTGATAGAAAATTTTGAGTCTATAACAAACATATCTTCGGATCCTTCAAATCTTGAAAGAATAAACAGGTGGTCTTGTGCTTTGGCCATGTGGCAGGCAAAGCCTTTTTTGGGATGGGGGCCGGGAACCTATATGTTTGAGTATGCTCCCTTCCAGCTGGCTCATAATTACACCATCATCAGCACAAATTTTGGGGATGTCGGGAATGCCCATAGTGAATATTTAGGGCCATTAGCAGAAAGTGGAGTTCTAGGTTTTTTAATTTTCCTACTCATTTTTATAATGACATTTTATTATGCCTTCAGAGTCTACTATAAAGCAATTTTAAAAAACGATAAGATCTATATCTCTACTGCGGCTTGTGCTTTGATGACCTATTTTGTACATGGAATTATGAATAATTACCTGGATACAGATAAAGCCTCCGTAATCTTTTGGTTTCTTATCTCTGTTATTATTTATTTTGACATCAAATACCGAAAGCTAAAACCAAAAGTTATTTATGAGCAACAATGA